In Saccharomonospora marina XMU15, one genomic interval encodes:
- a CDS encoding alpha/beta fold hydrolase, whose translation MNPTVVLLHSPLVGPHTWRAVRAHLDAAGRRAILPDLRPPARPRPTPGRVAAAAAAAMESSTPPGPVTLACHSMAGMLLPGIAQATRRRVTGAVLVDSAMPRPGVTWFQTVPPELAGQLRDLAEDGRLPPWHHWFPPETLTSMLPDLSIRKRFEQEIPRLPLSFFDEPFPGKSGWAASIPVGYLLLSEVYRTTASQASALRWPVSRLDLHHLAPVSHPETVTDAILAVLGELHAGSR comes from the coding sequence ATGAACCCCACTGTGGTCCTGCTGCACAGCCCGCTTGTCGGCCCGCACACCTGGCGGGCGGTGCGGGCTCACCTCGACGCCGCTGGTAGGAGGGCCATCCTGCCCGACCTGCGCCCGCCCGCGCGGCCGAGGCCGACCCCGGGCCGCGTCGCCGCCGCGGCTGCCGCCGCGATGGAATCCAGCACCCCACCCGGGCCGGTGACACTGGCCTGCCACAGCATGGCCGGGATGCTGCTGCCAGGGATCGCGCAGGCCACGCGACGCCGCGTCACCGGCGCGGTCCTCGTCGACTCGGCGATGCCGCGACCAGGCGTGACGTGGTTCCAGACGGTTCCCCCCGAACTGGCCGGGCAACTTCGCGACCTCGCCGAAGACGGGCGGCTTCCCCCGTGGCACCACTGGTTCCCACCCGAAACGCTGACCTCGATGCTGCCCGACTTGAGCATCCGAAAACGGTTCGAGCAAGAGATACCCAGGCTGCCGCTGTCGTTCTTCGATGAACCATTTCCCGGAAAGTCCGGGTGGGCCGCGTCGATCCCGGTGGGCTACCTGCTGCTCAGCGAGGTCTACCGCACGACGGCATCACAAGCGAGCGCACTGCGGTGGCCGGTGTCGAGACTCGACCTGCATCACCTCGCGCCCGTGAGCCATCCCGAAACCGTGACCGACGCGATCCTGGCTGTCCTCGGCGAGCTGCACGCCGGGTCCCGCTGA
- a CDS encoding CGNR zinc finger domain-containing protein: protein MARPVDLDPGTYAGTYKLVGGSLALDFANLVSYRGDHREHDWLDPPSNVSRWCAAVGLDAAVAEPPAELKRFREVTARTFLAIAEGARPTDADLSEIGARAAGVWARRRLRFPAEASAAEWVVSAASLSDEVAAAAAALLTSADALLRVSACSGCGWLFLDTSRNRRRQWCDPADCGNRARQRRHYERHAQSAQAKSRSSPRGAAASSQRSAT, encoded by the coding sequence GTGGCTCGTCCCGTCGACCTGGACCCCGGCACCTACGCCGGGACGTACAAGCTCGTGGGTGGCAGCCTGGCCCTGGATTTCGCGAACCTGGTCAGCTACCGGGGCGACCACAGGGAACACGACTGGCTCGATCCGCCGAGCAACGTCTCACGTTGGTGTGCCGCCGTGGGTCTGGACGCGGCCGTTGCCGAACCGCCTGCCGAACTGAAGCGGTTTCGCGAGGTCACAGCCCGAACCTTCCTCGCGATCGCGGAGGGTGCTCGGCCGACGGACGCCGACCTGTCCGAAATCGGAGCACGGGCGGCCGGCGTGTGGGCCCGTCGACGGCTGCGGTTTCCGGCCGAGGCGAGCGCGGCCGAATGGGTGGTTTCGGCCGCGTCGTTGTCGGACGAGGTCGCCGCCGCCGCGGCGGCTCTGCTCACCTCGGCGGATGCCCTGCTTCGCGTCTCGGCGTGCTCCGGTTGTGGCTGGCTGTTTCTCGACACGAGCCGCAACCGTCGACGCCAGTGGTGCGACCCGGCCGACTGCGGCAATCGTGCGCGCCAGCGACGGCACTACGAGCGACACGCGCAGTCCGCGCAGGCGAAATCACGGTCGTCGCCCCGCGGCGCCGCGGCTTCGTCGCAGCGGTCGGCGACCTGA
- a CDS encoding EamA family transporter, which produces MVRRNTRDPQPPEGTRAAAPTAADRIPAELYFVVSAIFHYLGPAFAVLLFARIEPLGVAWLRILAAGVVFAAWRRPWRRWARANAGEKRAIVGWACVLAIMNTCFYLAIDRLPLGTVAAIEFAGPVLLAAIGVRSPRNVAALVFAVGGVAALADVRLSGSPAGFAFATANMLLFTGYIVIAHRVSRHRQLAGIDGLAMAMLIAAVVALPVGITDALPAFGDAVAIGAAVGVGVTSSVIPYVLDQLAMRRLARATYAVMVALLPATATVIGIAVLGQLPTPVEALGVALVVAGVALHREPG; this is translated from the coding sequence ATGGTTCGCCGGAACACCCGAGACCCGCAGCCGCCCGAAGGCACCCGCGCCGCGGCTCCCACCGCGGCCGACCGGATCCCCGCGGAGCTGTACTTCGTGGTCTCGGCGATCTTTCACTACCTCGGCCCGGCCTTCGCGGTGCTGCTCTTCGCACGGATCGAGCCGCTCGGCGTCGCCTGGTTGCGCATCCTGGCCGCCGGGGTCGTCTTCGCGGCATGGCGACGTCCGTGGCGCCGGTGGGCGCGGGCGAACGCGGGGGAGAAGCGGGCGATCGTCGGGTGGGCGTGCGTCTTGGCGATCATGAATACCTGCTTCTACCTGGCGATCGATCGGCTGCCGTTGGGGACGGTGGCGGCGATCGAGTTCGCCGGTCCGGTCCTGCTGGCCGCGATCGGCGTCCGCAGTCCGCGCAACGTCGCGGCCCTGGTTTTCGCGGTCGGAGGCGTCGCCGCGCTGGCCGACGTGCGTCTGAGCGGCTCGCCCGCTGGCTTCGCGTTCGCGACCGCCAACATGCTCCTGTTCACCGGCTACATCGTGATCGCGCACCGGGTGTCGCGGCACCGCCAACTCGCGGGAATCGACGGTCTGGCGATGGCCATGCTGATCGCCGCCGTGGTCGCCCTTCCGGTCGGGATCACCGATGCGCTGCCCGCGTTCGGTGATGCGGTCGCGATCGGCGCGGCGGTGGGCGTCGGGGTGACCTCGTCGGTCATCCCCTACGTGCTGGACCAGCTCGCCATGCGGCGGCTGGCCCGGGCCACCTACGCGGTCATGGTCGCGCTGCTACCGGCCACCGCCACCGTCATCGGAATCGCCGTGCTGGGGCAGTTGCCCACGCCGGTCGAAGCTCTCGGCGTCGCGCTGGTCGTCGCGGGCGTCGCGCTGCACCGCGAGCCTGGCTGA
- a CDS encoding DUF2017 family protein: MTGDALWHDITLDHFEAVRVADGVAVRMSANVAATLSHHAGELVRFLDADEVPRGAFPRRTPAAATVLARMFPDAYRSRDQARAFRERHRDRLRDSAAARRVRDQLATAPTLVLGADDLDDWLTTFALARFLYSRRRRRRARFDLTAAWFAFVLDSLVLAAAPELAAQP, encoded by the coding sequence ATGACCGGCGACGCGCTGTGGCACGACATCACACTGGACCACTTCGAGGCCGTCCGGGTGGCTGACGGCGTCGCGGTTCGCATGTCCGCCAATGTCGCCGCCACCCTTTCCCACCACGCCGGCGAGCTGGTCCGCTTCCTCGACGCCGACGAGGTGCCGCGTGGCGCTTTTCCACGACGCACGCCGGCCGCGGCCACGGTGCTGGCTCGGATGTTTCCCGACGCCTACCGGAGCAGGGACCAGGCGCGGGCGTTTCGGGAGCGGCACCGGGACCGGCTGCGTGACAGCGCGGCGGCCCGCCGGGTGCGCGACCAGCTTGCCACCGCACCCACCCTTGTGCTCGGCGCCGACGATCTCGACGACTGGCTGACGACCTTCGCGCTGGCCCGGTTCCTCTACAGCAGGCGAAGGCGGCGGCGTGCGCGGTTCGATCTGACCGCTGCGTGGTTCGCGTTCGTGCTCGACAGTCTCGTGCTGGCCGCGGCACCTGAGTTGGCGGCGCAGCCGTGA
- a CDS encoding ATP-dependent Clp protease adaptor ClpS → MRRDGQWRVRLHNDEVNSAPQVTYALNRVCGKPPEEAVELMLEVHSRRIAEVATFAEREAAEELAVRLQRYGLHASVAR, encoded by the coding sequence GTGCGACGGGACGGGCAGTGGCGGGTGCGGCTGCACAACGACGAGGTCAACTCCGCGCCGCAGGTCACCTACGCGCTCAACCGGGTGTGCGGCAAGCCTCCCGAGGAGGCGGTCGAGCTGATGCTGGAAGTCCACAGTCGACGCATCGCCGAGGTCGCGACCTTCGCCGAACGGGAAGCAGCGGAGGAGTTGGCGGTGCGGCTGCAACGGTACGGGCTGCACGCGAGCGTGGCCCGATGA
- a CDS encoding nitroreductase family deazaflavin-dependent oxidoreductase has protein sequence MRIVKEVRPPRGVLRWAFRLPIHLYRARLGWLLGARMLLLHHTGRVSGKPRRIVLEVVEHTTDGGYVVVSGFGRKADWYRNVRANPDVTVQVSGRTIPATASSVPRQEAEEIMVRYGTKRPRVARYLLRTLMGLEVDGSEADFREAGGHLPMVRFGPRS, from the coding sequence ATGAGAATCGTCAAGGAAGTCCGGCCCCCTCGCGGCGTGCTGCGGTGGGCGTTCCGGTTGCCGATCCACCTCTACCGCGCTCGTCTCGGTTGGCTGCTCGGGGCGAGAATGCTGCTGTTGCACCACACCGGCCGTGTCTCCGGTAAGCCGCGCCGGATCGTGCTGGAGGTGGTCGAGCACACAACAGACGGTGGCTACGTCGTGGTTTCGGGATTCGGGCGCAAAGCCGACTGGTACCGCAACGTTCGCGCGAATCCCGACGTCACCGTCCAGGTGAGCGGTCGCACGATCCCCGCGACAGCCAGTTCGGTGCCCCGGCAGGAGGCCGAGGAGATCATGGTGCGCTACGGCACGAAGCGACCCAGGGTGGCCAGGTACCTGCTGCGGACGCTGATGGGCCTGGAGGTGGACGGCAGCGAGGCGGACTTTCGCGAGGCGGGCGGGCACCTGCCCATGGTGCGGTTCGGGCCCCGAAGCTGA
- a CDS encoding TetR/AcrR family transcriptional regulator has translation MVAVSDSATTSLPPERRRRLLETAAREFAAAGYEQASLNRIIRACGMSKSSFYYYLDSKRELFELVVRELSDSLVRQLRIPEAEEFAVDFWASTLRLLERLADLAEREPLFTDLGRMFHLPGVPTGHGAAVDSAVAAAEGWLDRALAAGRARGAVRDDLPLGLQRHVTFAVLRAFDEWTLRHLAALERAESERLVRAQFEALRRLLAPRHETEENA, from the coding sequence ATGGTAGCTGTGAGCGATTCCGCGACAACGTCACTGCCTCCGGAAAGGCGGCGACGACTGCTTGAGACCGCGGCGAGGGAGTTCGCGGCCGCAGGCTACGAACAGGCCTCCCTCAACCGGATCATCCGCGCCTGCGGCATGAGCAAGAGCTCCTTCTACTACTACCTCGACTCCAAGCGAGAGCTTTTCGAGCTGGTCGTACGTGAATTGAGCGACAGCCTCGTGCGGCAGCTGCGGATTCCGGAGGCGGAGGAGTTCGCGGTCGATTTCTGGGCCAGCACCCTGCGACTGCTCGAACGACTGGCCGACCTCGCCGAGCGCGAGCCACTGTTCACGGACCTGGGCAGGATGTTCCACCTGCCCGGCGTGCCGACCGGGCACGGCGCCGCCGTGGACTCGGCCGTAGCAGCGGCCGAGGGCTGGCTCGACCGGGCGCTGGCAGCGGGGCGCGCACGTGGCGCGGTGCGCGACGACCTACCGCTCGGCCTGCAGCGGCACGTGACGTTCGCGGTGCTGCGGGCCTTCGACGAGTGGACCCTGCGGCACCTCGCCGCGCTGGAGCGAGCCGAGAGTGAACGGCTGGTGCGCGCGCAGTTCGAAGCGCTGCGGCGACTGCTCGCGCCCCGGCACGAGACGGAGGAGAACGCGTGA
- a CDS encoding PIG-L deacetylase family protein, translating into MSEPEVTEVTGVARLGTIVSIWAHPDDETYLCGGIMAAAVEAGLRVVCVCATEGEHGTDDPSAWPPERLARVRRWEAAAAMAILGVTEHRWLGYPDGGLAGLDPDGPVRALSEILTEVRPDTILTFGEDGMTFHPDHRTVSAWVTRAWQEAGRPGRVLHACVTEEHLREWGETYERWGVFMTQERPRGVPAAELAVRLRLEGAALDRKIAALAAMHTQTARAMALLGERDYRWNNAEESFVAADFSRR; encoded by the coding sequence GTGAGCGAGCCCGAGGTGACTGAGGTGACGGGGGTGGCCCGGCTCGGCACGATCGTGTCGATCTGGGCCCACCCGGACGACGAGACCTACCTCTGCGGCGGGATCATGGCCGCCGCCGTCGAGGCGGGCCTGCGGGTGGTGTGCGTCTGCGCCACCGAAGGGGAGCACGGCACCGACGACCCCTCCGCCTGGCCGCCCGAGCGGCTGGCGCGGGTGCGTCGGTGGGAGGCCGCGGCGGCGATGGCGATCCTCGGCGTGACCGAACACCGCTGGCTCGGCTACCCCGACGGCGGGCTCGCCGGGCTGGACCCGGACGGCCCGGTCCGTGCGCTGAGCGAGATCCTCACCGAGGTGCGGCCGGACACGATCCTGACGTTCGGCGAGGACGGCATGACCTTCCACCCGGACCACCGGACCGTGTCGGCGTGGGTCACGCGCGCCTGGCAGGAAGCGGGCCGTCCAGGACGGGTGCTGCACGCGTGCGTGACCGAGGAACACCTGCGCGAGTGGGGCGAGACCTACGAGCGGTGGGGCGTGTTCATGACCCAGGAGCGCCCTCGCGGGGTGCCCGCCGCCGAACTGGCCGTCCGGCTCCGATTGGAGGGAGCCGCGCTCGATCGAAAGATCGCGGCGCTCGCGGCGATGCACACCCAGACCGCGCGGGCCATGGCGCTGCTCGGCGAGCGGGACTACCGCTGGAACAACGCCGAGGAGTCCTTCGTGGCGGCGGACTTCTCGCGGCGCTGA
- a CDS encoding LytR/AlgR family response regulator transcription factor: MIGMRARCLIVDDEAPAREELRYLLGTFDHVQVVGEATNAEEALVLLRSLAYDLVLLDIKMPGGTGLEVAEAVRDAPNAPKVIFTTAYPDYAVDAFDVDAVDYLVKPFDAQRLGRALDRALTATPEETETAPPARSEQARNSQPDPLGRIPVQQGGRTVLIDESAILYASAARGYSYLQLAGERVLVSLSLNELERRLGKHFFRTHRAYLVNLNHVRELRPDFNGALVLVMDDHRRSRVEVSRRHARELRRLLGL; the protein is encoded by the coding sequence ATGATCGGCATGCGTGCCCGTTGCCTGATCGTTGACGATGAGGCGCCGGCCAGGGAGGAGCTGCGCTACCTCCTCGGCACGTTCGACCACGTCCAGGTGGTCGGCGAGGCGACCAACGCCGAGGAGGCGCTGGTCCTGCTCCGATCGCTCGCCTACGACCTCGTCCTGCTCGACATCAAGATGCCCGGCGGCACCGGGCTGGAGGTCGCCGAGGCGGTGCGCGACGCGCCGAACGCGCCCAAGGTCATCTTCACCACCGCCTACCCCGACTACGCGGTCGACGCGTTCGACGTGGACGCCGTCGACTACCTCGTCAAACCGTTCGACGCGCAGCGGCTGGGCAGGGCACTCGACCGCGCGCTCACCGCGACCCCCGAGGAGACCGAGACCGCGCCACCGGCCAGGAGCGAGCAGGCCAGGAACTCCCAACCCGACCCGCTCGGCCGCATCCCGGTGCAGCAGGGCGGTCGCACCGTACTCATCGACGAGTCCGCGATCCTGTACGCCAGCGCCGCACGCGGCTACTCCTACCTGCAGCTCGCCGGGGAACGGGTACTGGTCAGCCTCTCGCTGAACGAGCTGGAACGCAGGCTCGGCAAGCACTTCTTCCGCACCCACCGTGCGTACCTCGTCAACCTCAACCACGTTCGGGAACTGCGGCCCGACTTCAACGGTGCGCTCGTGCTGGTGATGGACGACCACCGGCGCAGCCGCGTCGAGGTCTCCCGCAGGCACGCCCGCGAGCTGCGCCGGTTGCTCGGGCTGTGA
- a CDS encoding histidine kinase: MRNGSLPLAIAVVGTWGFVYLFTQVLPDPPLGVEATIAIGLGLTLMVTIGYPSALRGPRRSPRRVAGRQSHTIAAMGRSMPLRSGLTTEAAGRAVRFLHPVLGGDAVAITDRERVLAFLGPGSDHHTVGDRPRTEVSSRVLARGRTIVVRARDRLGCPEPDCPLRTAVIAPLAIGKRIVGTLKVYRLDDIPPPKDVVKGLAGIMSLHLELAELDHERKLAVDAKLDALRAQINPHFLFNTLNTIASKARTDPEEARRLLLRLSDFFRYAVRQEGHLVEFGQEYFFVRTYLSLEQARYGERLRVRYDVDPQVLTAHVPVLTIQPLVENAVKHGLASKVDGGTVTLKARVDPLTRTTSIRVCDDGVGMSPELLERLTTGEGDAEGGVGLRNISQRLEALFGERYRLDIQSDYGDGTIVDLRIPLG, encoded by the coding sequence ATGAGGAACGGCAGCCTTCCGCTGGCGATCGCGGTCGTGGGCACATGGGGGTTCGTGTACCTGTTCACACAGGTGCTGCCGGACCCGCCGCTGGGCGTCGAGGCAACCATCGCGATCGGCCTCGGCCTCACGCTCATGGTGACCATCGGCTACCCGTCCGCGCTGCGCGGCCCCCGGCGCTCGCCGCGCCGCGTCGCGGGACGGCAGAGCCACACGATCGCCGCGATGGGCCGCTCGATGCCGCTGCGTTCCGGGCTCACCACGGAGGCAGCGGGCCGCGCCGTCCGGTTCCTGCATCCCGTCCTGGGCGGAGACGCCGTCGCGATCACCGACCGCGAGCGGGTGCTTGCCTTCCTCGGACCCGGCTCCGACCACCACACCGTCGGCGACCGGCCGAGGACCGAGGTGTCCTCCCGGGTGCTCGCCAGGGGCAGGACGATCGTCGTACGCGCAAGGGACCGCCTGGGCTGCCCCGAACCGGACTGCCCACTGCGGACCGCCGTCATCGCGCCACTGGCCATCGGCAAACGCATCGTGGGAACGCTCAAGGTGTACCGGTTGGACGACATCCCGCCGCCCAAGGACGTGGTGAAGGGCCTGGCCGGGATCATGTCGCTGCACCTGGAACTGGCCGAACTGGACCACGAGCGCAAGCTCGCCGTCGACGCCAAGCTCGACGCGCTGCGCGCCCAGATCAACCCGCACTTCCTGTTCAACACCCTGAACACGATCGCGTCCAAGGCCCGTACCGACCCGGAGGAGGCGCGCAGGCTGCTGCTGCGCCTTTCGGACTTCTTCCGCTACGCCGTCCGGCAGGAGGGGCACCTTGTCGAGTTCGGACAGGAGTACTTCTTCGTGCGCACCTACCTGTCCCTTGAGCAGGCCCGCTACGGCGAGCGGCTGCGCGTGCGCTACGACGTCGACCCGCAGGTGCTCACCGCGCACGTGCCCGTGCTGACCATCCAGCCGCTGGTGGAGAACGCGGTCAAACACGGCCTCGCGAGCAAGGTGGACGGCGGCACCGTGACACTGAAGGCCAGGGTGGACCCGCTGACCAGGACCACCTCGATCCGGGTCTGCGACGACGGCGTCGGCATGTCCCCGGAACTGCTCGAACGGCTCACCACGGGCGAGGGTGACGCCGAGGGCGGGGTCGGGCTGCGCAACATCTCGCAACGGCTCGAGGCGCTCTTCGGCGAACGTTACCGTCTCGACATCCAGTCCGACTACGGTGACGGGACCATTGTCGACCTGCGAATACCCTTGGGATGA